The following are encoded together in the Phaseolus vulgaris cultivar G19833 chromosome 9, P. vulgaris v2.0, whole genome shotgun sequence genome:
- the LOC137821986 gene encoding glutaredoxin — MGSFLSSPKSKEEMEASLNKAKEIVSSAPVIVFSKTYCGYCKRVKDLLEQLGAAYKVFELDTESNGDNIHSAIIEWTGLRTVPNVFIGGKHIGGCDTVLKKHREDQLVPLLHDSGAIVNNSAQL; from the exons ATGGGATCTTTCTTGAGTTCACCGAAAAGCAAAGAAGAGATGGAAGCATCGTTGAATAAGGCTAAGGAGATAGTATCCTCTGCCCCTGTTATTGTCTTCAG TAAGACTTACTGTGGTTACTGCAAGCGGGTCAAAGATCTCTTGGAACAGCTTGGAGCAGCCTACAAggtttttgaattggacacggAAA GTAATGGAGATAATATTCATTCAGCAATAATTGAGTGGACAGGGCTTAGGACCGTGCCTAATGTGTTTATTGGAGGAAAGCACATTGGTGGCTGTGACA CTGTTTTGAAGAAACACAGAGAAGACCAACTGGTTCCTCTTCTGCATGATTCTGGGGCGATTGTCAATAACTCTGCTCAACTGTGA